One region of Yersinia bercovieri ATCC 43970 genomic DNA includes:
- a CDS encoding Slp family lipoprotein yields MTIKTSVAQSTKHKNRKWMLGWLGLGVLLLSGCVTIPPAIQGTTATPQQNLNLVRTAPQAFIGQEARFGGTVVSVVNEPHRTRLEIATVPLDSGARPILGEPSQGRIIAYVNGFLEPADFRGHLVTVVGPITGVEAGKIGMTPYNFVVMNATGYKRWHLEQQVMLPPTMGPWGYRHPEMWGPGWGWYGPGPVPVQTIVTE; encoded by the coding sequence ATGACGATTAAAACGTCAGTAGCTCAATCGACAAAACATAAAAACCGTAAATGGATGTTGGGTTGGCTGGGTTTGGGTGTGTTGTTACTTTCTGGTTGCGTGACGATCCCACCGGCGATTCAGGGCACGACAGCAACGCCGCAGCAAAATCTCAATTTGGTCAGAACCGCACCGCAGGCATTTATCGGTCAGGAGGCGCGTTTCGGCGGTACAGTGGTTAGTGTGGTCAATGAACCACATCGCACCCGGCTTGAGATTGCCACTGTTCCATTGGATTCCGGTGCCAGACCTATATTAGGTGAACCCTCACAGGGGCGGATTATTGCCTATGTGAATGGTTTCCTTGAGCCAGCGGATTTCCGTGGGCATCTTGTCACCGTCGTCGGGCCTATCACCGGAGTTGAAGCCGGTAAAATTGGTATGACGCCATATAATTTCGTGGTGATGAATGCCACGGGCTATAAGCGCTGGCATCTTGAACAGCAAGTGATGTTGCCACCAACGATGGGGCCATGGGGCTATCGGCACCCTGAAATGTGGGGGCCGGGATGGGGTTGGTATGGCCCAGGGCCAGTGCCGGTACAAACGATCGTCACTGAGTAA
- the tsaB gene encoding tRNA (adenosine(37)-N6)-threonylcarbamoyltransferase complex dimerization subunit type 1 TsaB → MSTRILAIDTATEACSVALWNNGEVQALFELCPREHTQRILPLVQQVLAESGLSLGQLDALAFGRGPGSFTGVRIGIGIAQGLALGADLPMIGVSTLQTMAQGAFRLTAASRVLAAIDARMGEVYWGEFERNAAGDWLGEATEAVMTPDQTLARSQMLSGRWATVGTGWQTYPELISGSNVQLTDGQMLLPQAEDMLPLALSLWANGQAVSVENAEPVYLRNEVTWKKLPGR, encoded by the coding sequence ATGTCCACGCGAATTTTAGCGATCGATACCGCAACAGAAGCTTGTTCTGTCGCACTCTGGAATAACGGCGAAGTCCAGGCACTGTTTGAGCTTTGCCCACGGGAACACACCCAACGTATTTTACCGCTGGTGCAGCAAGTGTTGGCTGAATCGGGCTTATCACTAGGGCAGCTTGATGCATTGGCCTTTGGCCGAGGCCCCGGTAGTTTTACGGGGGTGCGTATTGGTATCGGTATTGCTCAAGGGCTGGCACTGGGTGCTGACTTGCCGATGATTGGTGTCTCCACACTACAAACCATGGCCCAGGGCGCATTTCGTCTGACGGCGGCGTCGCGAGTATTGGCCGCGATAGATGCCCGCATGGGCGAAGTCTATTGGGGTGAGTTTGAGCGAAATGCCGCCGGGGATTGGCTGGGTGAAGCGACTGAAGCGGTGATGACACCGGATCAAACGTTGGCACGCTCTCAAATGCTGAGTGGTCGTTGGGCCACGGTCGGCACTGGCTGGCAAACTTATCCTGAACTGATTAGCGGCAGCAATGTGCAACTTACTGACGGCCAAATGCTGTTGCCGCAAGCCGAAGATATGCTGCCTTTGGCGCTCTCATTGTGGGCGAACGGGCAAGCTGTCAGTGTGGAAAATGCCGAGCCGGTCTATCTGCGCAACGAAGTTACCTGGAAGAAACTGCCGGGCCGTTAG
- a CDS encoding RidA family protein, translating to MSIERINPAKRWSDAVIHNDTIYYTSVPENLDADATAQTANTLAAIDIMLNQLGSDKSRILDATIFLADKADFAAMNAAWDAWVVDGHAPVRCTVESKLMNPKYKVEIKIIAAI from the coding sequence ATGAGTATTGAGCGAATTAATCCAGCAAAACGTTGGTCCGATGCGGTGATTCACAACGACACCATTTACTACACCAGTGTGCCGGAAAATCTGGATGCCGACGCCACCGCGCAGACCGCTAACACGCTGGCGGCGATTGATATCATGCTGAATCAGCTCGGTTCAGATAAAAGCCGTATTCTGGATGCCACCATCTTTTTGGCTGATAAAGCTGATTTCGCGGCGATGAATGCGGCGTGGGATGCCTGGGTGGTCGACGGCCATGCGCCTGTGCGCTGTACTGTCGAATCCAAGTTGATGAATCCGAAGTATAAAGTTGAGATCAAAATTATTGCGGCAATCTAG
- the mdtI gene encoding multidrug/spermidine efflux SMR transporter subunit MdtI gives MQQLEFYHIAFLILAVILEIIANILLKMSDGFRRVWLGILSLLSVLGAFSALAQAVKGIELSVAYALWGGFGIAATVAAGWILFNQRLNYKGWIGLILLLAGMVMIKLS, from the coding sequence ATGCAACAGCTTGAGTTTTATCATATTGCCTTTCTGATTCTGGCGGTCATTTTGGAGATCATCGCCAATATCTTGCTGAAGATGTCAGATGGTTTTCGCCGTGTATGGTTGGGCATCTTATCATTGCTGTCGGTGTTAGGGGCATTTAGCGCCTTGGCGCAGGCGGTTAAAGGCATAGAATTATCAGTGGCTTATGCTTTGTGGGGCGGCTTTGGTATTGCGGCAACTGTGGCGGCCGGCTGGATTTTATTTAACCAGCGCCTGAACTATAAGGGATGGATTGGTCTTATTTTGCTGCTGGCTGGGATGGTGATGATTAAGTTGTCCTAA
- the mdtJ gene encoding multidrug/spermidine efflux SMR transporter subunit MdtJ yields MIYWIFLGLAIVAEIIGTLSMKYASVSGEMTGHIVMYFMITGSYILLALAVKKVALGVAYALWEGIGILIITIFSVLWFDESLSVLKIAGLATLVAGIMLVKSGTRKPKKPGNQSRNAGEHHATA; encoded by the coding sequence ATGATTTATTGGATATTTTTGGGGTTAGCTATTGTTGCTGAGATCATTGGCACTTTATCAATGAAGTACGCCAGTGTCAGCGGTGAGATGACCGGGCATATCGTGATGTATTTTATGATAACCGGCTCCTATATTTTGCTGGCTCTGGCGGTTAAAAAAGTGGCGCTGGGGGTGGCGTATGCCTTGTGGGAAGGGATTGGCATTCTGATTATCACTATTTTTAGTGTGTTGTGGTTTGATGAAAGTCTATCCGTGCTGAAAATAGCGGGCTTAGCAACCTTGGTGGCAGGGATTATGTTAGTGAAATCAGGAACCCGTAAACCGAAGAAGCCGGGTAACCAGAGCAGGAATGCAGGTGAGCACCATGCAACAGCTTGA
- a CDS encoding bifunctional 4-hydroxy-2-oxoglutarate aldolase/2-dehydro-3-deoxy-phosphogluconate aldolase, translating into MKSWKTSAEQIMTAGPVVPVIVITQLEQAVPLAKALVAGGVRVLEVTLRTPCAVEAIRAIAKEVPEAIVGAGTVLNPQQLADVVEAGAQFAISPGLTDELLKAATKGSIPLIPGISTVSELMLGMSYGLREFKFFPAEANGGVKALQAIGGPFSQVRFCPTGGITPNNYRDYLALKSVLCIGGSWLVPVDALEKGDYARITELAKQAVAGATA; encoded by the coding sequence ATGAAAAGCTGGAAAACGAGCGCAGAACAGATCATGACCGCAGGCCCCGTTGTCCCGGTGATTGTGATTACCCAGCTCGAGCAAGCAGTACCCTTGGCAAAAGCCTTGGTGGCAGGCGGCGTTCGGGTACTGGAAGTGACGTTGCGCACCCCTTGTGCTGTTGAGGCGATCCGCGCCATTGCCAAAGAAGTGCCTGAGGCGATTGTGGGTGCCGGCACCGTGCTTAATCCGCAGCAATTGGCTGACGTAGTGGAGGCGGGTGCACAGTTTGCTATCAGCCCTGGGCTGACGGATGAACTACTTAAAGCGGCAACGAAAGGCTCTATCCCACTGATTCCTGGGATCAGCACTGTTTCAGAGCTGATGTTGGGCATGAGCTATGGCCTGCGTGAGTTTAAATTCTTCCCAGCTGAAGCCAACGGCGGTGTTAAAGCACTGCAAGCCATCGGCGGCCCATTCTCACAAGTGCGTTTCTGCCCAACGGGTGGGATTACACCTAATAACTACCGCGATTATCTGGCGCTGAAGAGCGTGCTGTGTATTGGCGGTTCATGGTTGGTTCCGGTGGATGCGCTGGAAAAAGGTGACTATGCGCGCATTACAGAATTAGCGAAACAAGCTGTTGCGGGTGCGACTGCATAA
- the zwf gene encoding glucose-6-phosphate dehydrogenase, which yields MAVTNTGQAAQACDLVIFGAKGDLARRKLLPSLYQLEKAGHIHPDTRIIGVGRADWDKDAYTAVVKEALDTFMKEALDDELWQKLSSRLDFCNLDVNDSKHFTKLGKMLDQKNRITINYFAMPPSTFGAVCKGLGEAGLNKEPSRVVMEKPLGTDLASSRVINDQVAEYFNECQVYRIDHYLGKETVLNLLALRFANSLFASNWDNRTIDHVQITVAEEVGIEGRWGYFDQAGQMRDMIQNHLLQILTMIAMSPPADLSTDRIRDEKVKVLRSLRRIDHTNVRETTVRGQYTAGFVQGNKVPGYLEEEGANKSSNTETFVSIRVDIDDWRWAGVPFYLRTGKRLPSKCSEVVVYFKNPALNLFRESYQQLPQNKLTIRLQPDEGIEIEVLNKVPGLEHKHRLQTTKLDLSFSKTFNEQHLADAYERLLLETMRGIQALFVRRDEVEEAWKWVDSIMDAWAADNEAPKPYQSGTWGPVASVAMITRDGRSWNEFE from the coding sequence ATGGCGGTAACTAATACAGGCCAAGCAGCCCAGGCGTGTGATCTGGTGATTTTCGGCGCTAAGGGAGACTTGGCTCGCCGGAAACTGCTGCCTTCCCTTTACCAATTAGAGAAAGCGGGTCACATCCACCCAGATACTCGGATCATCGGCGTAGGCCGTGCCGATTGGGATAAAGACGCGTACACAGCCGTGGTAAAGGAAGCCCTCGATACCTTTATGAAAGAGGCATTGGACGATGAATTGTGGCAAAAGCTCAGTTCACGTCTCGATTTCTGTAACTTAGATGTCAATGACAGCAAGCATTTCACCAAATTGGGCAAAATGCTGGATCAAAAAAATCGCATAACCATTAACTACTTTGCGATGCCGCCGAGCACTTTTGGTGCGGTTTGCAAAGGGTTAGGTGAGGCGGGGCTGAATAAAGAGCCAAGCCGAGTGGTGATGGAGAAACCTTTGGGGACGGATTTGGCCTCTTCTCGGGTGATAAACGATCAGGTTGCTGAATATTTTAACGAGTGCCAGGTCTATCGCATCGACCACTATTTGGGCAAAGAGACAGTGCTAAATCTGTTAGCACTGCGGTTTGCTAACTCGCTGTTTGCTTCCAACTGGGATAATCGCACCATTGATCACGTGCAGATCACGGTGGCAGAAGAGGTGGGTATTGAAGGGCGCTGGGGCTATTTTGATCAGGCCGGTCAGATGCGCGACATGATCCAGAACCACTTGCTGCAAATCCTGACCATGATTGCCATGTCACCGCCGGCGGATCTGAGCACTGACCGTATCCGTGATGAGAAAGTGAAAGTGCTGCGATCGCTACGCCGTATCGATCACACCAATGTGCGGGAAACAACCGTGCGTGGCCAGTACACGGCTGGGTTTGTGCAGGGTAATAAAGTGCCTGGCTATCTCGAAGAGGAGGGGGCGAATAAGAGCAGTAATACTGAGACCTTCGTCTCTATTCGTGTCGATATTGATGACTGGCGTTGGGCCGGTGTGCCGTTCTATTTGAGAACCGGTAAGCGCCTGCCAAGCAAGTGTTCAGAGGTGGTGGTTTACTTCAAAAACCCTGCGCTGAATCTGTTCCGCGAGTCCTATCAGCAATTGCCACAGAACAAGCTGACCATTCGTTTGCAACCGGATGAAGGCATCGAAATTGAAGTGCTGAACAAAGTGCCGGGTCTGGAGCATAAGCACCGTCTGCAAACCACCAAACTTGACCTCAGTTTCTCTAAGACGTTTAACGAACAGCACCTCGCTGACGCCTACGAGCGACTGTTACTGGAGACCATGCGTGGGATTCAGGCGCTGTTTGTTCGCCGTGATGAGGTTGAGGAAGCTTGGAAGTGGGTGGATTCAATCATGGATGCATGGGCGGCGGATAACGAAGCACCTAAACCTTACCAGTCCGGGACATGGGGGCCGGTAGCATCTGTTGCCATGATCACCCGTGATGGCCGTTCATGGAACGAGTTCGAATAA
- a CDS encoding MurR/RpiR family transcriptional regulator, with protein sequence MGDSRYMNTLENIQNNLDLLSKSERKVAEVILASPQTAIHSSIATLAKMANVSEPTVNRFCRRLDTKGFPDFKLHLAQSLANGTPYVNRNVEEDDSVAAYTGKIFESTMASLDMVKNNLDIAAINRAVDLLTQAKKISFFGLGASAAVAHDAMNKFFRFNIPVIYFDDIVMQRMSCMNSSEGDVVVLISHTGRTKSLVELAHLARENDATVIAITSRDTPLANEATLPLLLDVPEDTDMYMPMVSRIAQLTLIDVLATGFTLRRGAKFRDNLKRVKDALKESRFDKDLPRVNSGE encoded by the coding sequence ATGGGTGACTCTCGTTATATGAATACGCTGGAAAATATCCAAAATAATCTGGACCTCCTGAGCAAATCTGAAAGGAAAGTCGCCGAGGTGATCCTTGCCTCCCCGCAAACAGCTATCCATTCAAGTATCGCCACCCTCGCCAAAATGGCGAACGTCAGCGAACCCACGGTAAACCGTTTTTGCCGTCGGCTGGATACCAAAGGTTTCCCTGATTTTAAACTTCATTTGGCACAAAGTCTGGCTAATGGCACACCTTATGTGAACCGAAATGTTGAAGAAGATGATAGTGTAGCCGCTTACACCGGTAAAATTTTCGAATCGACCATGGCCAGTCTGGATATGGTGAAAAACAATTTAGACATTGCCGCTATCAATCGGGCCGTGGATCTATTGACCCAGGCCAAGAAGATTTCGTTCTTTGGCCTGGGTGCATCTGCTGCTGTGGCCCATGATGCAATGAATAAATTTTTCCGCTTCAACATTCCGGTAATTTATTTTGATGATATCGTGATGCAACGTATGAGTTGCATGAATTCCAGTGAAGGTGATGTGGTGGTATTAATATCCCATACCGGTCGCACAAAAAGCCTGGTTGAGTTAGCTCACTTAGCTCGTGAAAACGATGCCACCGTGATTGCTATTACCTCGCGCGATACACCACTGGCAAATGAAGCGACATTACCACTGCTGTTAGATGTGCCGGAAGACACCGATATGTACATGCCGATGGTGTCCCGCATTGCTCAACTGACATTAATTGATGTCCTGGCGACGGGTTTTACCCTACGCCGCGGGGCAAAGTTCAGGGATAACCTGAAACGGGTTAAAGATGCATTGAAAGAGTCTCGTTTTGATAAAGATTTACCGCGCGTCAACAGCGGTGAATAG
- the pyk gene encoding pyruvate kinase: protein MSRRLRRTKIVTTLGPATDRDNNLEKIIAAGANVVRLNFSHGSAEDHELRANKVREIAARLGRHVAILGDLQGPKIRVSTFREGKVFLNVHDKFLLDANMAKGEGDKDKVGIDYKGLPADVVPGDILLLDDGRVQLKVIEVQGMKVFTEVTVGGPLSNNKGINKLGGGLSAEALTEKDKADIVTAAKIGVDFLAVSFPRTGEDLHYARRLARDAGCNAQIVAKVERAEAVATDEAMDDIILASDVVMVARGDLGVEIGDPELVGIQKKLIRRARQLNRAVITATQMMESMITNPMPTRAEVMDVANAVLDGTDAVMLSAETAAGQYPAETVAAMARVCLGAEKIPSINVSKHRLDVQFDNVEEAIAMSTMYAANHLKGITAIIAMTESGRTALMMSRISSGLPIFAMSRHDHTLNLTAIYRGVTPVYCDTHTDGILAATEAVNRLKDKGFLVSGDLVIVTQGDVMGTIGTTNTSRIIRVE from the coding sequence ATGTCCAGACGGCTCAGAAGGACCAAAATTGTTACTACACTGGGGCCGGCTACTGACCGCGACAATAATCTGGAAAAGATTATTGCTGCTGGTGCTAACGTAGTCCGCCTGAATTTTTCCCATGGTAGCGCTGAAGATCATGAGTTGCGGGCAAATAAAGTCCGTGAAATCGCCGCTCGACTTGGGCGTCATGTTGCTATTCTTGGCGATTTACAAGGTCCTAAAATCCGGGTATCTACTTTTAGGGAAGGCAAAGTTTTCCTTAATGTGCACGATAAATTCCTGCTTGATGCCAACATGGCTAAAGGCGAAGGCGATAAAGATAAAGTCGGTATCGATTATAAGGGCCTACCCGCGGATGTCGTCCCTGGTGATATTCTGCTGCTGGATGATGGCCGGGTACAGTTGAAAGTGATTGAAGTTCAAGGCATGAAGGTCTTCACCGAAGTCACCGTCGGCGGCCCGCTCTCTAATAATAAAGGCATTAACAAACTCGGTGGCGGCCTGTCAGCAGAAGCGCTGACTGAAAAAGATAAAGCCGATATTGTTACCGCCGCTAAAATTGGCGTAGATTTCCTGGCAGTCTCCTTCCCGCGTACTGGCGAAGATTTACACTATGCGCGTCGTCTGGCCCGTGATGCGGGTTGCAATGCGCAAATCGTGGCCAAAGTTGAGCGCGCTGAAGCGGTGGCAACCGATGAGGCCATGGATGACATCATCCTCGCTTCTGATGTGGTGATGGTTGCTCGTGGTGACTTGGGGGTGGAAATTGGTGACCCTGAATTAGTCGGTATCCAGAAAAAACTGATTCGCCGCGCTCGCCAGCTTAACCGTGCGGTGATCACCGCGACTCAGATGATGGAGTCGATGATTACTAACCCAATGCCAACTCGTGCAGAAGTCATGGACGTGGCAAACGCGGTACTGGATGGCACCGATGCCGTGATGTTGTCGGCAGAAACCGCAGCCGGTCAGTATCCGGCAGAGACAGTGGCTGCAATGGCGCGAGTCTGTCTGGGCGCAGAAAAAATCCCCAGCATTAATGTCTCTAAGCACCGCCTTGATGTGCAATTCGACAATGTCGAAGAAGCTATTGCGATGTCGACCATGTATGCGGCAAACCATCTGAAAGGGATTACGGCGATTATCGCCATGACCGAATCAGGTCGCACTGCGCTGATGATGTCCCGTATCAGCTCCGGTTTACCCATCTTTGCGATGTCACGTCACGACCATACTTTGAATCTGACGGCTATCTACCGTGGCGTCACCCCGGTCTATTGCGATACCCACACTGATGGTATTCTTGCCGCCACTGAGGCGGTTAATCGATTGAAAGATAAAGGCTTCCTGGTTTCTGGCGATCTGGTGATCGTGACCCAAGGTGATGTGATGGGGACGATTGGCACCACCAATACCAGCCGTATCATTCGCGTTGAATAA
- the lpxM gene encoding lauroyl-Kdo(2)-lipid IV(A) myristoyltransferase (LpxM is lauroyl-Kdo(2)-lipid IV(A) myristoyltransferase, an enzyme characterized in Escherichia coli and involved in biosynthesis of the form of lipid A found in that species and some closely related species.), with product MHKEKNDAAGFIPVFKKSFLHPRFWGVWLGAGAMAAMAYVPPKFRDPLLAGIGRLAGKFAKSGRRRARINLLYCMPELPEAEREHIIDQMFATAAQPLMMMAELCFRDPKKVLSRVHWHGLDILDELQRQERNVILLVPHAWSIDIPAMLLAEQGKPVAGMFHHQRNPLVDYLWNSARLRFGGRIHARESGIKPFISSVRQGFWGYYLPDEDYGPEQSEFVDFFATYKATLPAVGRLMKVCRAAIVPMFPVYNYREHRLDIYIRPPMDDLADADDTYIARRMNEEVELLVKPNPEQYTWILKLLKTRKEGEIEPYVRKDL from the coding sequence ATGCATAAAGAGAAAAACGACGCCGCTGGCTTTATTCCGGTATTTAAAAAATCTTTCCTACACCCACGATTTTGGGGTGTTTGGTTGGGCGCCGGAGCAATGGCGGCGATGGCTTATGTCCCGCCTAAATTCCGTGATCCATTGCTGGCGGGTATTGGCCGTCTTGCAGGGAAGTTCGCTAAGAGCGGCCGTCGCCGTGCCCGCATAAATCTTCTTTATTGCATGCCGGAACTGCCAGAAGCTGAACGCGAACATATCATTGATCAGATGTTTGCCACTGCGGCACAGCCGCTGATGATGATGGCTGAACTCTGTTTTCGCGATCCGAAAAAAGTACTGTCTCGCGTTCATTGGCACGGATTGGATATCTTGGACGAGCTGCAACGGCAGGAGCGTAACGTTATTCTGTTAGTGCCTCATGCCTGGTCAATTGATATTCCGGCCATGCTGTTAGCCGAGCAGGGTAAACCGGTTGCCGGTATGTTCCATCATCAGCGTAATCCGCTGGTGGACTATTTATGGAACAGTGCGCGTTTGCGGTTTGGTGGGCGTATTCATGCGCGTGAGAGTGGTATCAAGCCCTTTATCAGCTCAGTACGTCAGGGATTCTGGGGCTACTATCTGCCCGATGAGGACTACGGCCCTGAGCAAAGCGAATTTGTCGATTTCTTCGCCACCTATAAAGCAACATTGCCAGCGGTTGGGCGGTTGATGAAAGTCTGCCGTGCGGCGATTGTGCCGATGTTCCCAGTCTATAATTATCGTGAACATCGCCTTGATATTTATATTCGTCCACCGATGGATGATTTGGCGGATGCTGATGATACCTATATCGCCCGTCGGATGAATGAAGAGGTGGAGCTGTTGGTTAAACCTAATCCCGAGCAGTACACCTGGATTCTTAAGCTACTGAAAACCCGCAAAGAAGGCGAGATCGAGCCCTATGTGCGCAAGGATCTTTAA
- the mepM gene encoding murein DD-endopeptidase MepM — MQQIVRTITLAYNNLPRPHRIMLGSLTVMTLAVAVWRPFVYHPEHEPIAKSVVLDTSQTRILLPEASEPIDQPTPDDEIPQDELDAKDASETGVHEYVVSTGDTLSSILTQYGIDISDVSLLATSNRDLRNLKIGQQISWTVNDAGDLQRLTWEMSRRETRTYDRVGNTFKETKELQKGEWSNKVLAGSLDGSFVTSAKKAGLTSSEIRAVTKALQWQLDFAKLRKGDQFSVLMSREILDGRSEQSQLVGVRMRSGGKDYYAIRADDGKFYDRQGSGLARGFMRFPTMKQFRISSNFNPRRINPVTGRVAPHKGVDFAMPVGTPVLAVGDGEVVIAKRSGAAGNYVAIRHGRQYTTRYMHLKKLLVKPGQKVKRGDRIALSGNTGRSTGPHLHYEFWMNQQAVNPLTAKLPRSEGLSGKDRSEYLAIAKQVIPQLQLD, encoded by the coding sequence GTGCAGCAGATAGTCCGAACTATCACTCTGGCGTATAACAATCTCCCTCGGCCCCATCGAATTATGTTGGGGTCGTTGACTGTAATGACACTGGCTGTAGCTGTTTGGCGGCCTTTTGTTTATCACCCTGAGCATGAGCCGATCGCCAAGAGCGTGGTATTAGATACCAGTCAAACCCGCATTTTATTACCTGAAGCCAGTGAACCCATTGATCAGCCCACACCTGATGATGAAATTCCGCAAGACGAATTAGATGCCAAAGATGCCAGCGAAACCGGCGTCCATGAGTATGTTGTCTCTACGGGGGATACCCTGAGCAGCATTCTTACCCAGTATGGTATCGATATTTCGGATGTCTCCCTGCTCGCCACCTCAAACCGCGACCTTCGTAATTTGAAAATTGGGCAGCAAATCTCCTGGACCGTCAATGATGCAGGTGATTTGCAACGTCTGACGTGGGAAATGTCTCGCCGTGAAACGCGCACTTATGATCGTGTCGGCAATACATTCAAAGAGACGAAAGAGCTACAAAAGGGCGAGTGGAGCAACAAAGTTCTGGCTGGCAGCCTTGATGGCAGCTTTGTGACCAGTGCCAAGAAGGCGGGCTTAACCAGCTCTGAAATTCGTGCGGTAACCAAAGCACTGCAGTGGCAGTTAGATTTCGCCAAACTGCGCAAAGGTGATCAGTTCTCGGTTTTGATGTCACGTGAAATTCTTGATGGCCGCAGTGAGCAGAGCCAGTTGGTCGGGGTTCGTATGCGCTCCGGCGGTAAGGATTACTACGCTATTCGTGCCGATGACGGTAAGTTCTACGATCGTCAGGGTTCTGGTTTGGCCCGTGGTTTTATGCGTTTCCCAACCATGAAACAGTTCCGAATCTCCTCTAACTTCAATCCTCGCCGCATTAACCCGGTAACTGGGCGTGTTGCGCCACACAAAGGTGTGGATTTCGCGATGCCAGTAGGAACGCCCGTTCTTGCTGTTGGTGATGGTGAAGTGGTGATTGCAAAACGCAGTGGAGCGGCGGGCAACTATGTGGCTATTCGCCATGGTCGCCAGTACACCACCCGTTATATGCATTTGAAGAAATTGCTGGTTAAGCCGGGTCAGAAAGTTAAACGTGGCGATCGCATTGCGTTGTCAGGTAACACTGGCCGTTCTACTGGCCCGCATCTGCACTATGAATTCTGGATGAACCAGCAAGCCGTTAACCCATTAACCGCCAAATTGCCGCGTTCGGAAGGCTTAAGTGGTAAAGATCGCAGTGAATATCTGGCTATCGCCAAGCAGGTTATTCCACAACTGCAATTAGATTAA
- the znuA gene encoding zinc ABC transporter substrate-binding protein ZnuA → MLHKNKWLKRAMLASAIVIANPFNIASAAVVTSVRPLGFIASAIADGVLPTEVLLPDGASPHDYALRPSDVQRLRSAELVIWVGPEMEAFLSKPLSQVADKTQIALAQLPSIMPLLMKGDEDEEHEGEAAGHDHDHAKDNSADEHHHGEYNMHIWLSPTIAKQSAIAIHDRLLELMPQNKDKLDANLRRFEDQLAQNEKNIATMLKPAQGKGYFVFHDAYGYFEKHFGLSPLGHFTVNPEIQPGAQRLHQIRTQLVEHKAVCVFAEPQFRPAVINAVAKGTGVRSGTLDPLGSGIVLGKDSYVDFLSQLSNQYVSCLKQD, encoded by the coding sequence ATGTTACATAAAAATAAGTGGCTAAAACGGGCAATGCTAGCCAGCGCAATTGTCATTGCCAACCCATTTAATATTGCCTCAGCTGCGGTCGTTACTTCAGTACGACCATTAGGTTTTATTGCCTCTGCCATTGCTGATGGCGTGTTACCGACTGAGGTTTTATTGCCCGATGGTGCCTCGCCGCACGATTATGCGCTTCGTCCATCAGATGTCCAGCGGTTACGCAGTGCTGAGCTGGTTATTTGGGTCGGCCCGGAAATGGAAGCATTTTTATCCAAACCTCTTTCACAAGTTGCTGATAAAACACAAATTGCATTGGCTCAGCTCCCATCCATTATGCCTTTATTAATGAAAGGTGATGAAGATGAGGAGCATGAAGGGGAAGCCGCAGGGCATGACCATGATCATGCTAAAGATAATAGTGCTGATGAGCATCACCACGGCGAATACAATATGCATATTTGGTTGTCGCCTACCATAGCAAAACAATCTGCAATCGCGATTCACGACAGATTATTGGAACTTATGCCGCAAAATAAGGACAAATTAGATGCAAACCTGCGCCGATTCGAGGATCAACTAGCGCAAAATGAAAAAAATATTGCTACTATGCTAAAGCCTGCCCAAGGTAAGGGATACTTCGTTTTTCATGATGCCTATGGCTACTTTGAAAAACACTTTGGCTTGAGCCCATTAGGGCATTTTACAGTCAATCCCGAAATACAGCCTGGTGCGCAGCGTTTACATCAAATTCGAACACAGTTGGTTGAGCACAAAGCGGTATGCGTTTTTGCTGAGCCACAATTCAGGCCGGCCGTCATTAATGCCGTTGCCAAAGGAACAGGCGTCCGTTCAGGTACGTTGGATCCCTTGGGCAGCGGCATAGTATTAGGCAAGGACAGCTATGTGGACTTTCTGTCTCAGTTGTCGAACCAATACGTGAGCTGCCTGAAGCAAGATTAA